A region of the Sodalis ligni genome:
CCAACAGGAATCCGCTCATATCAGCCTATTGTTCCAGTACCTGGCGATAGCCGAACAGCCCGGCCGAACCGCCGGTATGGATAAACACCACGTTTTCATCTTTGCCGAATTGACCTTTGCGGATCAAATCGATAAGACCGGCCATGCCTTTACCGGTATAAACCGGATCGAGCAAAATGCCTTCCAGCTGCGCCAACAAGCGCAGGGCTTCCAGGGTGCCTTCGGTGGGCAATCCGTAGCCTTCCCCCACGTAGTCGCTATTGACGCTGACCTGTTCGCGGGGCAATTCACCGCGGGCGCCGAGCAGTTGCCAGGTGGCCCGTGCCAGCGCATAAACATTCTCTTCCTGCTTGGCCTTAGGCGCACGGACGCTGATGCCCAATACCGGTATGCCGCTGTTGCTGGCGTTCAAACCCGCCACCAGACCGGCCTGGGTCCCGGTGCTGCCGGTGGCGTGCACCACCCGATCGATGCGCAGCCGCTGCTGGCTGGACTGATACAGCAGCTCTTCGGCACAGGCCACATAACCCAGGGCGCCGATGGGGTTGGAACCGCCGCCCGGGATAACATAAGGGGTATGGCCCTGTTCACGCAGGGTTGACGCCAACCGTTCCATGGCCTGCTGCATATCGGTGCCGGCCGGCAGGTGATCAACGATAACGCCGCCCAGCAGGTTATCCAGCAGCACGTTGCCGGAGCGTTGATAGTCCTCACCGAACCGCTCTACCCGTTTTTCCAGCAGTATCTGGGTTTTCAGGCCGATTTTCGCCGCGCCGGCAATAGTCTGGCGCACATGGTTGGATTGGGTGGCGCCCTGGGTTATTACCACATCGGCGCCTTGCTGCAGCGCATCGGCCAGCAGGAACTCCAGTTTGCGCGTTTTGTTGCCGCCGGTGGCAAGGCCGGTGCTGTCGTCACGTTTGATATACAGGTTGGGGCCGCCGAGATAGCGGCTCAGATTGGGCAACGCCTCCAAAGGCGTCGGGAACTGTCCAAGGGAAAGTCGGGGAAAACGGGCCAGATGCATAATCTTATTGTCCTGATAAAGGGGTGAAATAAATTCTCATTCGTCGGTTGGGATTAATGGCCGGCCGGTATGTCCGCCAGCGCCGCCAATTGTCGCCAACTGGTGTCGTCGACCTCAATCCCCAGCGCCAGCCGCTGTTGATATTTTTCATGTTCCGCATCGCCGGGCAGCAAAAGCGAGGCATCATCGCGGGAACTGCGGACCCAGTCCAGCAATTCGGCGATCTCCTGTTGATAATTCGCCGCCCCGCCCAGCTTGTGGGGATCGATCAAAATCGACAGCATACTATTCAGTATACGTTGCGTATCGCGGTTATCATGCCTCTCGGTCAGGCCGCCGGTCAAGGCCGCTCCCAGCAATGAGCACACGACCGACAGGCCGGAACCTTTATGCTTGCCGAACGGCAGCAATGCGCCGAAAGGTTCTTCCATCAGCCAGCGCGGATCAACGGCGGGCCGGCCCTGGTCATCCACAATACAACCGGGCGCCAACTCCTGACCGGCGTTCCAGGCGATGCGGGCTTTATTGCCGGCGATAATACTGGTGGCGAAATCCAGGACCAACGGATGACTGGCCCCGTCCACCGGTATGCCGACGCAGAACGGGTTGGTTCCCAGCCGCGGCTTCTGCCCTTGCCACGGCATCACCGGCGAGCGGCTGTTGACGTTGGCGAAATGAATGGAGACCAGCCCGGCTTTGGCCGCTTGCTCCGCCCAGGCGCCGATCCGGCCGAGATGATGGGCGTTGGCCAGCCCCACTACAGCTACGCCGTACTGTTTAGCCCGTTCGATGCCCTGCGCCATGGCCTGGCGGCCTACCACCTGTCCAAAACCCTGCCCACCGTCAAAGGAGAGCAATGCCCCGGCGTCAAGGGTGAGCACAGCGTCGGCATGGGGATGCAATCCCCCTTCCCTAATGGCGGCGATATAGCGCGGCAGCATGCTGACACCGTGGGAATCATGTCCTTTTAAACAGGCTTCCACCAAATTATCCGCCACCTGAGTGGCGATGTCGTGATCCACCTGAATATCCGTCAGGCGGGCGGTCAGAAACTCCCGCAAAAATTGGTGCTGAAAAATGGGCACAAGTTTTACTCCGATGATTAAGGCTAATTAGGCCATATCTAATAACCGAAGAACTTTAATGCCGAAGAACTTTCCGCCAAAAGACAATAAGCTGCTAAGGATAGTTAAATTAATGCTAAGCAGCGATCGCTTTCGCACAAATTACCCTTAGCTAAAATATCGCTAAGTAAATCCAAATATTATCTAAGAATTTACTTCTAATTTATTCCAAAAAACACTTTAGGAAGAAGTACCATTGGACTTTATGATGGGCCAAACAGATCTTCTTTATCTTAGGAAAAATCGATGAATTCACTTTTTAAACGAGCCGGCCTTGTCGTCGCGCTCGGTTTATCATTGGGTACGATAAATGCCCACGCTGAAGGGACCATTAGCATTGCGCAGCAGTTCGGTATCGGTTATCTGATTTTGGATGTGGTGCAGGATCAGCATCTGATTGAAAAATACGGTAAGCAGGAAGGGCTGGATATCAAGGTGGACTGGCACAGCATTTCCGGCGCCACCGCCATGAACGAGGCGCTGCTGACCGGTTCGCTGGATGTGGTGAGCGCCGGGGTACCGCCGGCCCTGACGGTATGGGATCGAACCCGCGGTAAGCAAAATGTCAAAGCTATCGCCTCTCTCGGTTCCATGCCCAACTATTTGCTCAGCAATAATCCGGCGGTGAAAAGCATCAAGGACTTGACCGATAAGGATCGTATCGCCGTACCGGCGGCGGGCGTGGGTTTTCAATCGCGGACCCTGCAAATTGAAACCGCCCGTATTTATGGGAACGCGGATTATAAACGCTTTGATAATATCACGCTCAGTCTGCCTCATCCGGATGCCACCGCCGCCCTTATCTCCGGCGGCTCCGAAATCACCGCGCATTTTTCCAGTCCCCCGTTCCAATATCAGGCGCTGGAGCATCCCAATATTCATAAGATCCTGAGCTCTTATGATGTTCTGGGCGGTAAAGGCACCTTCAATCTGCTTTATACCACTGAAAAATTCCATGACGCCAACCCGAAGACATACAAAGCCTTTTTGATGCGTTGGCGGAAGCCGCAGAATTTATCAAGGCAAATAAACATGAGGCGGCCGAAACCTATATTCGGGTAGAGAAATCCCATTTGCCGCTGGAGCTTATTGAGAAAATCATCAGCGACCCGGAAAATGACTTCACTATCACGCCGCAAAAGACTTTTGTTTACGCTGATAAATTACATGAATTAGGCGTTCTGAAAAATCAGGCCGGTTCCTGGAAGGATTACTTTTTCCCTGAAGCCTACGCGCTGCCCGGCAGCTGATTTTTCGCTTTTAACGGTTACAGGACCTGCATAATGGCACATAACGTTCAGCACATCCCGGCGGCGCCGTTGCTTCGGGTCGACGCATTGAATCTTGAATACCATACCCATCAGCGGGTAATTCGCGCCACGCATAATGTCGGCTTTGAGGTGTTTGCCGCAGACAGGTTTGTGCTGCTGGGCCCTTCCGGCTGCGGCAAATCCAGCCTGCTGAAAGCCATAGGCGGCTTTCTACCGGCGGTAAGCGGGCGAATCGAACTGGAGGGCCAGAGCGTTACCCAGCCCGGACCGGACCGTTTAATGGTATTTCAGGAGTTCGATCAGTTGCCCCCCTGGAAAACCGTGCTGGAGAACGTGATGTTCCCGCTGTTGGCCAGCGGCAAGGCGCACCGTGCCGAAGCCCGGGAACATGCGCGCTATTTTCTGGATAAAGTCGGCCTGTCGGCTTTCGCCGATGCCTATCCCCATACCTTATCCGGCGGCATGAAACAGCGGGTGGCCATTGCGCGCGCGTTGGCGATGCAGCCGAAGGTGCTGCTGATGGATGAGCCTTTCGCCGCGCTGGACGCACTGACCCGGCGCAAAATGCAGGAAGAGCTGCTGGCTCTGTGGGAAGAGGTGCGTTTTACCCTGCTGTTCGTTACTCATTCCATTGAAGAGGCCTTGGTGGTGGGCAGCCGGATTTTGTTGCTGTCCCCCCATCCCGGCCGGGTCAGAGCGGAAATCAACAGCCATCAGTATGGCATTAATGATTTCGGCAGCAGCGACTTCCAGCAGACAGCGCAGCGGATCCATGAGCTGTTGTTCAGCGATCCGGAAAGCGGCCCCGCAACGGCCCCTGCCGAGACGGCCAAACCCCGTTTCAAGGTCGTGGGTAAATGACCGGACCGCATGGGAGAAAATAGTATGAGTATTCAGCCGCCGGTCCGTCCGGAATATATTTATGATCTGCCTCCCCTGTGGAAAATGACCCTGGTAAAACCCTTGCCGTTGATGACGCGTCTGTGGAACCAGGCCTGGCTGCGCAAGTCGGTGATCATCCTGGTGTTGATACTGCTCTGGGAAGGGGCGGCGCGTTGGCAAAACAACGACCTGTTATTGCCGGGATTCATCCAGACCCTGAAGGCCTTTATGCAGGACATGGCCAGCGGGGAACTGCCGACCAAAATAGGCTTTTCACTGGGCACGCTTATCAAGGGCTATATCATCGGTACCGTGCTGGCGCTGGTGCTGAGCTCGCTGGCGGTATCGACCCGCATCGGCCGCGATCTGCTGAGCACCCTGACCTCAATGTTCAATCCGCTGCCCGCCATTGCCCTGCTGCCGTTATCGCTATTGTGGTTCGGCCTGGGGGAAAATAGTCTGATTTTTGTGCTGGTGCATTCGGTGATGTGGCCCATGGCGCTGAATACCTATGCCGGTTTCCTCGGGGTGTCCGATACGCTGCGCATGACCGGCAGAAATTACGGGCTGCGCGGGTTGCGCTACGTTTGGTACATTCTGATCCCCGCCGCCCTGCCTTCTATTCTCTCCGGCCTGAAAATCGGCTGGGCATTCGCCTGGCGGACCCTTATCGCCGCTGAACTGGTATTCGGCGCCTCCAGCGGTAAAGGGGGATTGGGCTGGTATATCTTCCAAAACCGCAACGAACTTTTTACCGACCGGGTATTTGCCGGTCTGATATCGGTCATCATTATCGGGCTGTTGGTGGAAGGACTGATATTTACCACCCTCGAACGGGTGACGGTAAAACGCTGGGGTATGCAGAAATAATTTTAAGAGAGGCAAAGCGTGATTGTCGTTAAAGCACCGCAAAATTACCTGAACGAGCCGGGGCTTATCGCCCGTATCGGCGATTATGTCGCGCCTATCAGCCGCGACAAGGTCATGATTATCACCAGCCCCAAGGCGTGGCTGGCGACGCAACGGGCCGTGGAGGCAAGCTTCGCCCCCC
Encoded here:
- a CDS encoding malate/lactate/ureidoglycolate dehydrogenase; this encodes MPIFQHQFLREFLTARLTDIQVDHDIATQVADNLVEACLKGHDSHGVSMLPRYIAAIREGGLHPHADAVLTLDAGALLSFDGGQGFGQVVGRQAMAQGIERAKQYGVAVVGLANAHHLGRIGAWAEQAAKAGLVSIHFANVNSRSPVMPWQGQKPRLGTNPFCVGIPVDGASHPLVLDFATSIIAGNKARIAWNAGQELAPGCIVDDQGRPAVDPRWLMEEPFGALLPFGKHKGSGLSVVCSLLGAALTGGLTERHDNRDTQRILNSMLSILIDPHKLGGAANYQQEIAELLDWVRSSRDDASLLLPGDAEHEKYQQRLALGIEVDDTSWRQLAALADIPAGH
- a CDS encoding ABC transporter ATP-binding protein, with translation MAHNVQHIPAAPLLRVDALNLEYHTHQRVIRATHNVGFEVFAADRFVLLGPSGCGKSSLLKAIGGFLPAVSGRIELEGQSVTQPGPDRLMVFQEFDQLPPWKTVLENVMFPLLASGKAHRAEAREHARYFLDKVGLSAFADAYPHTLSGGMKQRVAIARALAMQPKVLLMDEPFAALDALTRRKMQEELLALWEEVRFTLLFVTHSIEEALVVGSRILLLSPHPGRVRAEINSHQYGINDFGSSDFQQTAQRIHELLFSDPESGPATAPAETAKPRFKVVGK
- a CDS encoding ABC transporter permease, with amino-acid sequence MSIQPPVRPEYIYDLPPLWKMTLVKPLPLMTRLWNQAWLRKSVIILVLILLWEGAARWQNNDLLLPGFIQTLKAFMQDMASGELPTKIGFSLGTLIKGYIIGTVLALVLSSLAVSTRIGRDLLSTLTSMFNPLPAIALLPLSLLWFGLGENSLIFVLVHSVMWPMALNTYAGFLGVSDTLRMTGRNYGLRGLRYVWYILIPAALPSILSGLKIGWAFAWRTLIAAELVFGASSGKGGLGWYIFQNRNELFTDRVFAGLISVIIIGLLVEGLIFTTLERVTVKRWGMQK
- a CDS encoding D-cysteine desulfhydrase, which codes for MHLARFPRLSLGQFPTPLEALPNLSRYLGGPNLYIKRDDSTGLATGGNKTRKLEFLLADALQQGADVVITQGATQSNHVRQTIAGAAKIGLKTQILLEKRVERFGEDYQRSGNVLLDNLLGGVIVDHLPAGTDMQQAMERLASTLREQGHTPYVIPGGGSNPIGALGYVACAEELLYQSSQQRLRIDRVVHATGSTGTQAGLVAGLNASNSGIPVLGISVRAPKAKQEENVYALARATWQLLGARGELPREQVSVNSDYVGEGYGLPTEGTLEALRLLAQLEGILLDPVYTGKGMAGLIDLIRKGQFGKDENVVFIHTGGSAGLFGYRQVLEQ